The following are from one region of the Methyloversatilis discipulorum genome:
- the lptD gene encoding LPS assembly protein LptD yields the protein MLRRSVILYLAWMACGAQAADALPSLKVDPSLVPPSQRPAKTGAAKPAAASKQPAATGGAAAPAETPAAASGVEVFPVATPGQPAAEAPVAVESAPAPAPASTSTPASVPAPALKAAPASVRQAAPAVSPAAPATTSNARNLPPLKVDRSLVKAPPGGRAVPPTAQAALDEAPPYRNVTTARNMPPLKVDRSLMGTPPVARRRVPAGQTGETVIAGTPAAQEADVTGALPPQVPEDDETRMLKGAITLSEYVERHPESRATLIAADQLDGTTDAVMRAEGAAELRRATTSLTADSIVYEPPTDELRAQGNVRLVRGEDVVEGPSLRYQLTRSEGVFDKPRYTVRRNLQTGENLRTTTGRGEADVMEFLGENRIRMENATYSTCGPENQDWYAQVDTLNLDFESEEGEGRNGKIIFKGVPVLYSPWLDFSLNNRRKSGFLTPTFGVTNRTGIDLLLPYYWNIAPNMDATIGLRVLGTRGLMLSSEFRYLQEDYAGKIRLDYLPSDRLAERDRYAFSMQHAHQFNERLTGSLNINSVSDRNYYTDLGSRLAITSISYLPREGSLSYAGDWWTLSAKASEYQSLANRPDIYRQMPSVTFNALRSDLPGGLVFSTLANYTDFRIDDVTRDQGRRAVVYPQLSLPMRNSYMFITPKVGVHLSNYDLDRGTANAAQSTSLSRSIPIFSLDAGTVFERDSDLFGQGFIQTFEPRMYYVLSTYKDQSKYPVFDSALADFNFAQIFSENVFVGQDRIADSNQVTTAAISRFIDPVNGSERARLALGQRFYFSDQLVTLPGGTPRTERVASTLAAVSGELLPKTWVDAAVQYNTDLSQTERYNLTMRWNPREAQVLNASYRFRRASTTVGDVRDLDLSAQWPLTNRWYAVARHNYSIAERRLVEGLAGFEYNGGCWVGRVVFQRIATNVQRTRTALFFQLELNDFSRIGSNPLDALKRSIPGYGQINQSAADPIFGDDF from the coding sequence GTGCTCAGGCGTTCCGTCATTCTCTATCTGGCCTGGATGGCCTGCGGCGCGCAGGCGGCCGATGCACTTCCTTCGCTGAAGGTCGATCCGTCCCTGGTGCCGCCGTCACAGCGGCCGGCCAAGACGGGCGCCGCCAAGCCCGCCGCGGCGTCGAAGCAGCCTGCCGCGACCGGCGGCGCTGCGGCGCCGGCAGAGACGCCGGCGGCTGCTTCGGGCGTGGAAGTGTTTCCGGTGGCGACGCCGGGACAGCCGGCAGCAGAGGCACCGGTTGCCGTCGAGTCGGCGCCGGCTCCTGCTCCCGCCTCGACTTCGACCCCCGCTTCAGTTCCGGCCCCAGCGCTGAAGGCCGCGCCAGCGTCTGTCAGGCAGGCGGCACCGGCCGTTTCGCCTGCCGCGCCGGCGACGACGTCGAATGCCCGCAACCTGCCGCCGCTGAAGGTTGACCGTTCACTGGTCAAGGCGCCGCCCGGTGGGCGTGCAGTGCCGCCGACGGCTCAGGCCGCGCTCGACGAGGCGCCGCCCTACCGCAACGTGACGACGGCGCGCAACATGCCGCCGCTCAAGGTCGACAGATCGCTGATGGGCACACCACCGGTGGCGCGTCGGCGTGTGCCGGCCGGTCAGACCGGCGAGACCGTCATCGCCGGTACGCCGGCCGCGCAGGAAGCGGACGTCACCGGCGCGCTGCCGCCGCAGGTTCCGGAGGACGACGAGACGCGCATGCTCAAGGGCGCGATCACGCTGTCGGAGTATGTCGAGCGTCACCCCGAGTCGCGCGCGACGCTGATCGCCGCCGACCAGCTGGATGGCACCACCGACGCCGTGATGCGCGCCGAAGGCGCTGCCGAACTGCGCCGCGCGACCACCTCGCTGACCGCCGATTCCATCGTCTATGAGCCGCCGACCGACGAACTGCGGGCGCAGGGCAATGTGCGCCTGGTGCGCGGCGAGGACGTGGTCGAGGGCCCGTCACTCCGTTACCAGTTGACGCGCAGCGAAGGCGTGTTCGACAAGCCGCGCTACACCGTGCGGCGCAATCTGCAGACCGGCGAGAACCTGCGCACCACCACCGGCCGCGGTGAGGCCGACGTGATGGAGTTTCTCGGCGAGAACCGCATCCGCATGGAGAACGCGACCTACTCGACCTGTGGCCCGGAGAATCAGGATTGGTACGCGCAGGTCGATACGCTCAATCTCGATTTCGAGTCGGAAGAGGGCGAGGGCCGCAACGGCAAGATCATCTTCAAGGGTGTGCCGGTCCTGTATTCGCCCTGGCTGGATTTCTCGCTGAACAATCGCCGCAAGTCCGGTTTCCTGACGCCCACCTTCGGCGTGACCAACCGTACCGGTATCGATCTGCTGCTGCCGTACTACTGGAATATCGCGCCGAACATGGATGCGACCATAGGCCTGCGCGTGCTCGGTACGCGTGGCCTGATGTTAAGCAGCGAGTTCCGCTACCTGCAGGAAGACTACGCCGGCAAGATACGACTCGATTACCTGCCGAGCGATCGCCTGGCAGAGCGCGATCGCTACGCCTTCAGCATGCAGCACGCGCATCAGTTCAACGAACGCCTGACCGGCTCGCTGAACATCAACTCGGTATCGGATCGCAATTACTACACCGACCTGGGTTCGCGCCTGGCCATCACGTCGATAAGCTATCTGCCGCGCGAGGGCTCGCTGTCGTATGCAGGCGACTGGTGGACCTTGAGTGCCAAGGCGTCCGAGTACCAGTCGCTGGCCAACCGGCCCGACATCTACCGCCAGATGCCATCGGTCACGTTCAATGCGCTGCGTTCCGATCTGCCGGGCGGGCTGGTGTTCAGCACGCTGGCCAACTACACCGATTTCCGCATCGACGACGTGACGCGCGACCAGGGGCGCCGTGCCGTCGTCTATCCGCAGCTGTCGCTGCCGATGCGCAACTCCTACATGTTCATCACGCCCAAGGTCGGCGTGCATCTGAGCAATTACGATCTCGACCGCGGAACGGCGAACGCCGCGCAGTCGACCTCGCTCTCGCGTTCGATCCCGATCTTCAGTCTCGACGCCGGCACCGTCTTCGAGCGCGATTCCGACCTGTTCGGTCAGGGTTTCATACAGACCTTCGAACCGCGCATGTACTACGTGCTGTCGACCTACAAGGACCAGTCGAAATACCCGGTGTTCGACAGTGCGCTGGCCGACTTCAACTTCGCGCAGATCTTCTCGGAGAACGTTTTCGTCGGTCAGGACCGCATCGCCGACAGCAATCAGGTCACGACGGCCGCGATCTCGCGCTTCATCGATCCGGTCAATGGCTCGGAGCGTGCCCGCCTCGCGCTGGGGCAGCGCTTCTACTTCAGCGACCAGCTGGTCACCCTGCCCGGCGGCACCCCACGTACCGAGCGCGTCGCCAGTACGCTGGCGGCGGTGTCCGGCGAGTTGTTGCCGAAGACCTGGGTCGATGCGGCCGTGCAGTACAACACCGACCTTTCGCAGACCGAGCGCTACAACCTGACCATGCGCTGGAATCCGCGTGAGGCGCAGGTGCTGAATGCGTCCTACCGTTTCCGCCGCGCCTCGACCACGGTAGGAGACGTGCGCGATCTGGACCTGTCGGCGCAGTGGCCGCTGACCAACCGCTGGTACGCCGTGGCGCGCCACAACTACTCGATTGCCGAGCGCCGTCTGGTCGAAGGCCTCGCGGGTTTCGAATACAACGGTGGCTGCTGGGTGGGCCGCGTCGTGTTCCAGCGTATCGCCACCAATGTGCAACGTACCCGCACCGCGCTGTTCTTCCAGCTCGAGCTCAACGATTTCTCGCGCATCGGCTCCAACCCGCTCGATGCACTCAAGCGCAGCATTCCCGGCTACGGCCAGATCAACCAGAGTGCCGCCGACCCGATTTTCGGCGACGATTTCTGA
- a CDS encoding aminoglycoside phosphotransferase family protein: MTQDPRLDALTAWLQAQFPGQTLDIRPASADASFRRYFRVTLADGSTHIAMDAPPPQEDCRPFVAVQALFEAAGAHVPALRAQDVEQGFLLLSDLGSTTYLDVLDAENAPALYFDATTALIAMQKASRPGVLPEYDRDRLLAEMELFPVWYVGRHLKAELSEAETTALYEVFDRILDVNLAEPQVFVHRDYHSRNLMVTMPNPGVLDFQDAVYGPISYDLVSLFKDAYIAWEEEQTLDWLIRYWQDAKRAGLPVREDFADFHRDYEFMGAQRHLKVLGIFARLYHRDGKDGYLKDMPRVMNHLRATARRYRDLAPLARLLDRLEGVTPQVGYTF; the protein is encoded by the coding sequence ATGACCCAAGACCCGCGCCTCGACGCGCTCACTGCCTGGCTGCAGGCGCAGTTTCCCGGCCAGACCCTCGACATCCGTCCGGCCTCGGCCGATGCCAGCTTCCGCCGCTACTTCCGCGTGACGCTGGCCGACGGCAGCACCCACATCGCGATGGACGCCCCCCCGCCGCAGGAAGACTGCCGCCCCTTCGTCGCCGTGCAGGCGCTGTTCGAGGCAGCCGGCGCCCATGTGCCGGCGCTGCGCGCGCAGGACGTCGAACAGGGTTTCCTGCTGCTGTCCGACCTCGGCAGCACCACTTATCTCGACGTGCTCGACGCGGAAAACGCCCCGGCGCTCTATTTCGACGCCACCACCGCGCTGATCGCCATGCAGAAAGCCAGCCGGCCCGGCGTGCTGCCCGAGTACGACCGCGACCGCCTGCTGGCGGAGATGGAGCTGTTCCCGGTGTGGTACGTCGGGCGCCATCTGAAGGCCGAACTGTCGGAGGCCGAGACGACCGCGCTGTACGAGGTGTTCGACCGCATCCTGGACGTGAATCTGGCCGAGCCGCAGGTGTTCGTGCACCGCGACTACCACAGCCGCAACCTGATGGTGACGATGCCCAACCCCGGCGTGCTCGACTTCCAGGACGCCGTGTATGGTCCGATCAGCTACGACCTGGTCAGCCTGTTCAAGGACGCCTACATCGCCTGGGAAGAGGAACAGACGCTGGACTGGCTCATCCGCTACTGGCAGGACGCCAAGCGCGCCGGCCTGCCGGTGCGCGAAGACTTCGCCGACTTCCACCGCGACTACGAATTCATGGGCGCGCAGCGCCACCTGAAGGTACTGGGCATCTTCGCCCGCCTGTACCACCGCGACGGCAAGGACGGCTACCTGAAGGACATGCCGCGCGTGATGAACCACCTGCGCGCCACCGCCCGCCGCTACCGTGACCTCGCGCCGCTCGCCAGGCTGCTGGACCGACTCGAGGGCGTGACGCCGCAGGTCGGCTACACCTTCTGA
- the murU gene encoding N-acetylmuramate alpha-1-phosphate uridylyltransferase MurU, with protein sequence MILAAGRGERMRPLTDHLPKPLLEVGGRPLIVWHIEALRAAGITDLVINHAHLGHKLVEALGDGSALGAHIAWSAEPEGALETAGGIAHARHLLGDAPFVVVNGDIWCDADFAAIAQAASALQADGDLAHLLLVPNPAHNPGGDFVLRDDRVCDESEGRLTFSGIGAYHPSLFDGLDPDAPAKLAPLLRAAMREGRVGGALHRGHWHDVGTPQRLAEVDALARKKG encoded by the coding sequence ATGATTCTCGCCGCCGGCCGCGGCGAGCGCATGCGCCCGCTGACCGACCACCTGCCGAAACCGCTGCTCGAGGTCGGCGGTCGGCCGCTCATCGTCTGGCATATCGAAGCACTCAGGGCGGCCGGCATCACCGACCTCGTGATCAACCACGCCCATCTCGGCCACAAGCTCGTTGAAGCACTGGGCGACGGCAGCGCACTCGGCGCGCACATCGCCTGGTCGGCCGAACCCGAAGGCGCGCTGGAAACCGCGGGCGGCATCGCGCACGCGCGCCACCTGCTCGGCGACGCTCCGTTTGTCGTGGTCAATGGCGACATCTGGTGCGACGCCGACTTCGCCGCCATCGCTCAGGCCGCATCGGCGCTGCAGGCCGACGGCGACCTCGCTCACCTGCTGCTGGTTCCGAACCCGGCGCACAACCCGGGCGGCGATTTCGTACTGCGCGACGACCGGGTATGCGACGAGAGCGAGGGCCGGCTCACGTTCTCCGGCATCGGCGCCTATCACCCGTCGCTGTTCGACGGCCTCGATCCGGACGCACCGGCAAAGCTCGCACCGCTGCTGCGCGCGGCGATGCGCGAAGGCCGCGTCGGCGGCGCGCTGCACCGCGGCCACTGGCACGACGTCGGCACACCGCAGCGGCTGGCCGAGGTCGACGCGCTGGCGCGCAAGAAAGGCTGA
- a CDS encoding ATP-binding protein, with protein sequence MRPFRGMSIRALLLAGSAIILLCVIGTTAVLAVMAGQDEADELFDARLATSARVLESLLAQQVEHATINAPLVMSLPAPLADMAHEHDAELAGKPGFALLWILQEWLFGHHDVETPLGHEYETHIAYQVWSVDVDGAAHRLLARSSSAPEKPFAPMRAGFSDHDLDDGMWRVFVLQAGEVWVQVGERTDARAELTAKLGWATGAPLLVGLVVVLLLNALLIGYGLAPLSEMTERIAARRPQDDQPLTLSRVPREMTPVLGALNALFERVRSTLERERRFIDSAAHELRTPLAALRIHAQNARRAEDAAQRDKSLDSLLEGVARTVHLAEQMLAHSRAGRATHDMEVSLRDVVSDAVAQRLPACESSGHLLAFESCGDPLIMRADPTGLSSMAGNLIDNAQRYAPPGTTITVRLSRDGNVARLAVIDAGPGIPPELRERVFEPYYRIPGSVSSGTGLGLAIVREVVERLGGDIELRDADGGGMHIDLRLPLAA encoded by the coding sequence ATGCGGCCGTTCCGCGGCATGTCGATACGCGCGCTGCTGCTGGCCGGCAGCGCCATCATCCTGCTGTGCGTGATCGGCACCACCGCAGTGCTGGCGGTGATGGCCGGACAGGACGAGGCGGATGAACTGTTCGATGCGCGTCTGGCCACCTCGGCGCGCGTGCTCGAAAGCCTGCTCGCGCAACAGGTCGAGCACGCCACCATCAATGCCCCGCTGGTGATGTCGCTGCCGGCGCCGCTGGCCGACATGGCGCACGAGCATGACGCCGAACTGGCCGGAAAGCCAGGTTTCGCACTGCTGTGGATACTGCAGGAGTGGCTGTTCGGCCATCACGACGTCGAAACGCCGCTCGGACATGAATACGAGACGCACATCGCCTACCAGGTGTGGAGCGTGGATGTCGACGGCGCCGCCCATCGACTGCTGGCGCGCTCGTCATCGGCACCGGAAAAGCCGTTTGCGCCGATGAGGGCCGGTTTCAGCGATCACGATCTCGACGATGGCATGTGGCGCGTGTTTGTGCTGCAGGCCGGAGAGGTGTGGGTGCAGGTCGGTGAGCGCACCGACGCGCGCGCCGAGCTGACGGCCAAGCTGGGCTGGGCGACCGGTGCGCCGCTGCTGGTCGGACTGGTGGTCGTGCTGCTGCTCAACGCGCTGCTGATCGGTTACGGTCTGGCCCCATTGTCGGAAATGACCGAGCGCATTGCGGCCCGCCGCCCGCAGGACGATCAGCCCCTGACGCTGTCGCGCGTGCCGCGCGAAATGACGCCGGTGCTCGGTGCGCTGAACGCGCTGTTCGAACGGGTGCGCAGTACGCTCGAACGCGAGCGGCGCTTCATCGATTCGGCCGCGCACGAACTGCGCACGCCGCTGGCCGCGCTGCGTATCCACGCGCAGAACGCCCGCCGCGCGGAAGACGCAGCGCAACGCGACAAGTCGCTCGACAGTCTGCTCGAAGGTGTCGCACGCACCGTTCACCTGGCCGAACAGATGCTGGCGCACAGCCGGGCCGGCCGGGCCACCCACGACATGGAGGTGTCACTGCGCGACGTGGTGTCCGACGCGGTGGCGCAGCGGCTGCCGGCCTGCGAATCGAGCGGTCATCTGCTGGCCTTCGAAAGCTGCGGAGACCCGCTGATCATGCGGGCCGACCCGACAGGCCTGTCCAGCATGGCGGGCAATCTGATCGACAACGCGCAGCGTTATGCCCCACCGGGGACGACCATCACGGTGCGCCTGTCGCGCGACGGGAATGTGGCGCGCCTGGCCGTCATCGACGCGGGGCCGGGGATACCGCCTGAACTGCGCGAGCGGGTCTTCGAGCCGTATTACCGCATTCCCGGTTCGGTCAGCAGCGGCACCGGGCTGGGACTGGCAATCGTGCGCGAAGTGGTCGAGCGGCTTGGCGGCGACATCGAACTGCGCGATGCCGACGGTGGCGGCATGCACATTGATCTGCGTCTGCCGCTGGCCGCCTGA
- a CDS encoding response regulator, giving the protein MKVLLVEDDELLGAGIRDALERARYTVEWVRDGAQALAALRGGGVDMAVLDLGLPRLDGMDVLRRAREAGVTTPVLVLSARDTTAQRIGGLDAGADDYLTKPFDLDELLARLRVLERRTRGTVVNLIRYGSITLDTAGLTVSIDDRPVELQRREFMVLRRLLENIGHVLSRQQLVENIYGWDSDLESNALDVHIHNLRKKFHPELIRTVRGVGYVIDPLPATRQGK; this is encoded by the coding sequence ATGAAGGTTCTGCTGGTTGAAGACGACGAACTGCTTGGTGCCGGTATCCGTGACGCGCTCGAACGCGCGCGCTACACGGTCGAGTGGGTGCGCGACGGCGCGCAGGCGCTGGCTGCGCTGCGCGGTGGCGGCGTCGACATGGCGGTGCTCGACCTCGGGCTGCCGCGGCTGGATGGCATGGATGTGCTGCGCCGCGCGCGCGAGGCGGGCGTCACGACGCCGGTGCTGGTGCTCAGCGCCCGTGACACGACGGCGCAACGCATCGGCGGGCTGGACGCAGGCGCCGACGACTACCTGACCAAGCCCTTCGATCTCGACGAGCTGCTGGCCCGGCTGCGGGTGCTCGAACGACGCACCCGCGGCACCGTCGTTAACCTGATCCGCTACGGCAGCATTACGCTGGATACGGCGGGCCTGACGGTGAGCATCGACGACCGGCCGGTCGAGCTGCAGCGGCGCGAGTTCATGGTGCTGCGGCGCCTGCTGGAGAACATCGGCCACGTGCTGAGCCGGCAGCAGCTGGTGGAGAACATCTACGGCTGGGACAGTGACCTCGAAAGCAATGCGCTGGATGTGCACATCCACAACCTGCGCAAGAAATTCCACCCCGAACTGATACGCACCGTGCGTGGTGTCGGCTACGTGATCGACCCGCTGCCGGCGACGCGGCAGGGCAAGTGA
- a CDS encoding tetratricopeptide repeat protein codes for MNAFFRASCALFAAMVIAPAFAGVDESVAKLQTEWEQIKYRQPADKQEQAFEALSKEAAAVRAEHPDRAEADIWYGIIVASHAGAKGGLGALSLVKDARSALEKALAKNPNALDGSAYTSLGSLYYQVPGWPIGFGDKDKARELLTKALAINPKGIDSNYFMGDFLYRNGEYEKARASLEAALQAPAPPQPSAGRRRAAQGDRGAAGQGAREAEVSGS; via the coding sequence GTGAACGCATTCTTTCGCGCCTCGTGCGCGTTGTTCGCAGCAATGGTCATTGCACCGGCCTTCGCCGGTGTGGACGAGTCGGTCGCCAAGCTGCAGACCGAGTGGGAACAGATCAAGTACAGGCAGCCGGCCGACAAGCAGGAACAGGCTTTCGAGGCGCTGAGCAAGGAGGCGGCGGCGGTGCGCGCCGAGCATCCGGATCGCGCCGAAGCGGACATCTGGTACGGCATCATCGTCGCCAGCCACGCCGGTGCGAAGGGCGGGCTGGGTGCGCTGTCGCTGGTCAAGGACGCGCGCTCGGCGCTTGAGAAGGCGCTGGCGAAGAACCCGAACGCGCTCGACGGATCGGCCTACACCAGCCTCGGCTCGCTCTATTACCAGGTGCCGGGCTGGCCGATCGGCTTCGGCGACAAGGACAAGGCGCGCGAACTGCTGACCAAGGCACTGGCCATCAATCCCAAGGGCATCGACAGCAACTACTTCATGGGCGACTTCCTGTACCGCAACGGCGAGTACGAGAAGGCACGCGCCTCGCTCGAAGCGGCGCTGCAGGCGCCGGCCCCGCCCCAGCCGTCCGCTGGCCGACGAAGGGCGGCGCAAGGAGATCGAGGCGCTGCTGGTCAAGGTGCGCGAGAAGCTGAAGTAAGCGGGTCATGA